In a genomic window of Arachnia rubra:
- the ispD gene encoding 2-C-methyl-D-erythritol 4-phosphate cytidylyltransferase translates to MNRSTAEPVVALVVAAGSGSRLGAGLPKALVELGGVSLVRRSVSAMIEGGATRVVVTIPSGTEAEFAAALSGLPGVSCVVGGPQRQDSVRLGLEALARVCPASSVVLVHDAARPLVPPSVVRRVASAVLEGAVAVIPVVPVHDTIREVGETDSQVVDRDRLRAVQTPQGFRLGALLAAHEEAAAQGLAATDDAAVMEVLGNKVELVLGHHDALKITEPLDLALAQGVLSGRQTS, encoded by the coding sequence TTGAATCGTAGTACAGCAGAACCGGTCGTTGCCTTGGTGGTGGCGGCCGGTTCTGGTTCCCGTCTTGGCGCCGGGCTGCCGAAGGCCCTGGTGGAGCTCGGCGGTGTCAGCCTGGTGCGCCGCAGCGTCAGCGCAATGATCGAAGGCGGTGCCACGAGGGTTGTCGTGACCATCCCGTCCGGGACCGAGGCAGAATTCGCCGCAGCTCTTTCAGGCCTACCCGGTGTGAGCTGCGTGGTCGGTGGTCCGCAGCGGCAGGACTCTGTCCGCCTCGGCCTGGAGGCCTTGGCTAGGGTATGCCCGGCCAGCAGCGTGGTCTTGGTGCATGATGCCGCCCGTCCGCTGGTGCCGCCGAGCGTGGTCCGCCGCGTGGCTAGTGCGGTCCTGGAGGGAGCTGTGGCCGTGATTCCCGTCGTCCCCGTGCACGACACCATACGGGAAGTCGGGGAGACCGATTCCCAGGTCGTCGACCGCGACCGGCTGCGTGCTGTCCAGACCCCTCAGGGATTCCGGCTCGGGGCCCTGCTGGCTGCCCACGAGGAGGCCGCGGCACAGGGACTCGCAGCGACTGATGACGCCGCCGTGATGGAGGTCCTGGGGAACAAGGTGGAGCTGGTGCTGGGACACCACGACGCCTTGAAAATCACCGAGCCCCTCGACCTGGCGTTGGCGCAGGGCGTTCTGTCGGGGAGGCAAACGTCGTGA
- a CDS encoding CarD family transcriptional regulator, which translates to MTFTVGETVVYPNHGAAVIEDIETRQIKGEDKLYLVLRIIGQNDLVVRVPACNLDLVGVRDVVDADGLERVFQVLRAEHTEEPTNWSRRYKANLEKLHSGNVIKVSEVVRDLWRRDRDKGLSAGEKRMLAKARAILVAELALAEDVAEDRAEIMLDEVLAS; encoded by the coding sequence ATGACTTTTACGGTCGGAGAGACGGTGGTCTACCCGAATCACGGGGCGGCTGTCATCGAAGACATAGAGACCCGGCAGATCAAGGGAGAGGACAAGCTCTACCTTGTGTTGCGCATCATAGGTCAGAATGACCTCGTAGTGCGAGTTCCTGCCTGCAACCTGGATCTCGTCGGTGTGCGCGACGTGGTCGACGCCGATGGCTTGGAGCGCGTATTCCAGGTGCTGCGCGCTGAGCACACGGAGGAGCCCACCAACTGGTCTCGTCGTTACAAGGCAAATCTTGAGAAGCTGCACTCGGGAAACGTCATCAAGGTGTCCGAGGTGGTGCGCGACCTGTGGCGTCGCGACCGCGACAAGGGGCTGTCCGCGGGGGAGAAGCGGATGCTTGCCAAGGCCCGCGCCATCCTGGTGGCTGAGCTGGCCCTTGCGGAAGACGTCGCTGAGGACCGCGCTGAGATTATGCTCGACGAGGTTCTCGCCTCGTGA
- a CDS encoding response regulator transcription factor — protein sequence MTRILIIEDEESYREALTFMLRKEGFDVVAEPDGEAGIAEYERNGADLVLLDLMLPGMPGIEVCRQLRTRGNVAIIMVSARDSETDKVVGLEIGADDYVTKPFSHRELVARIRAILRRGQDLALTVGVIEADGVRIDVERHQVDVDGQEVRLALREFELLELLLRNAGHVITRGQIIDRIWGSDYVGDTKTLDVHIKRLRSKIERDPSNPARVITVRGLGYKFQG from the coding sequence ATGACCAGGATCCTGATCATCGAGGACGAGGAGTCCTACCGTGAGGCACTCACCTTTATGCTCCGCAAGGAGGGTTTCGACGTAGTCGCGGAACCCGACGGGGAGGCTGGCATCGCTGAGTATGAGCGCAACGGGGCCGACTTGGTGCTGCTGGACCTGATGCTTCCCGGCATGCCGGGAATCGAGGTGTGCCGTCAGTTGCGTACTCGCGGCAACGTCGCGATCATCATGGTCTCCGCGCGTGATTCCGAGACGGACAAGGTTGTGGGGCTTGAGATCGGCGCCGACGATTATGTGACTAAGCCGTTCTCCCATCGCGAGCTGGTGGCACGGATCCGTGCCATCCTGAGGCGGGGTCAAGACCTGGCACTCACCGTCGGCGTCATCGAGGCGGACGGGGTGCGTATCGATGTGGAGCGCCACCAGGTGGACGTCGATGGGCAGGAGGTGAGGCTGGCGCTGCGCGAGTTCGAACTGCTTGAGCTGCTGCTGCGCAACGCGGGACACGTCATAACCCGAGGCCAGATCATCGACCGCATCTGGGGCAGCGACTATGTGGGCGACACCAAGACCCTCGATGTCCACATCAAGCGCCTGCGGAGCAAGATCGAACGCGACCCCTCCAACCCCGCGCGTGTCATCACCGTGCGCGGCCTGGGGTACAAGTTCCAGGGCTGA
- a CDS encoding sensor histidine kinase yields the protein MFFVLSAAAGAVLALVIAHVMGFLGRGAQAGRQDPGQSVFQGIRADLEDVVEALPIGGLLVGDHDEVLKVNGAGAAMGLTRGTRVGFPGLLERVRQARRSGTAVVLEQLPGAETAHLASRVLPLHGGLVLVMAEDETAVRRMDAVRRDFVANISHELKTPIGAIGILAETIEAAAGDPEQVSHFTRRLQRESARLGELVSQIIELSRLQSSDPMLSREVVDVEEIVDEAVARTRASAEGRGVSLIRTAMPPAWVLGDRWQLMDAVVNLVQNAINYSDENARVAVAVAQVHDEDADWVEIKVTDNGIGISLEDQERIFERFYRVDYGRSRESGGTGLGLSIVRHIALAHQGSVRVWSRPRQGSTFTLRLPAHLEGPIGDEIRRDEG from the coding sequence ATGTTCTTTGTCCTCTCCGCAGCAGCGGGTGCCGTGCTGGCGCTCGTGATCGCGCACGTCATGGGGTTTCTTGGGCGGGGTGCTCAGGCCGGGCGTCAGGATCCGGGGCAGTCCGTCTTCCAGGGCATCCGCGCCGATCTGGAGGACGTCGTCGAGGCGCTCCCGATAGGCGGGCTGCTGGTTGGTGACCATGACGAGGTGCTAAAAGTCAATGGGGCTGGGGCTGCGATGGGCCTGACCCGGGGCACCCGGGTGGGTTTCCCCGGATTGCTGGAGCGTGTACGCCAGGCGCGGCGGTCAGGGACGGCGGTCGTGCTGGAGCAGCTTCCCGGAGCCGAGACGGCGCATCTTGCCAGCCGGGTGCTGCCACTTCACGGAGGTCTGGTGCTCGTCATGGCTGAGGACGAGACCGCTGTCCGGCGCATGGATGCGGTGCGGCGTGACTTCGTCGCCAACATCTCCCATGAGCTGAAGACCCCAATCGGAGCCATCGGCATCCTTGCCGAGACCATCGAGGCAGCTGCCGGTGACCCAGAGCAGGTGAGTCATTTCACCCGGCGGCTGCAACGCGAGTCAGCCCGGCTGGGGGAGCTCGTCAGCCAGATCATCGAGCTCTCCCGGCTCCAGTCCTCGGACCCGATGCTCAGCCGTGAGGTGGTGGATGTGGAGGAGATCGTCGACGAGGCAGTCGCCCGGACCCGGGCTTCTGCCGAGGGCCGCGGGGTGAGCCTCATCCGCACGGCCATGCCTCCCGCCTGGGTGCTGGGGGATCGCTGGCAGCTGATGGACGCGGTCGTCAACCTCGTGCAGAACGCCATCAACTACTCCGACGAGAATGCACGGGTGGCGGTGGCCGTGGCCCAGGTGCATGACGAGGATGCCGACTGGGTGGAGATCAAGGTCACCGACAATGGAATCGGCATCTCGCTGGAAGATCAGGAACGCATCTTCGAGCGTTTCTACCGGGTTGACTACGGGCGTTCCCGGGAGAGTGGGGGCACTGGTCTGGGGCTGTCGATCGTTAGGCATATCGCCCTGGCCCACCAGGGGAGCGTTAGAGTGTGGTCGCGGCCCCGTCAGGGGTCTACCTTCACGTTGCGGCTTCCGGCTCACTTGGAGGGGCCCATAGGTGATGAGATCCGGAGGGATGAGGGATGA
- the phoU gene encoding phosphate signaling complex protein PhoU yields the protein MRASYHEELNGLLDSLQHMAVLVEAAVSEASSSLLNPDLARAEAVISNDAQLDDMHEELEYRCLSLLALQAPVAGELRTIVSAIRVVFELARMGDLAAHVAKIARLRFPDSAVPESLRDNFSRMSEVCLAMIRLANQSLKDRDAVAALRMAEIDHEMDHLRRDHFGVLLGENWSGSVEQAIDVALLGRYFERFADHAVAVARRVIYIITGQFPEGEEWPNA from the coding sequence ATGCGCGCCAGCTACCACGAGGAACTCAATGGCTTGCTCGACAGCCTCCAGCACATGGCTGTCCTGGTCGAGGCGGCTGTGAGCGAGGCGTCATCCTCCCTGCTCAATCCCGATCTGGCCCGCGCTGAGGCTGTCATATCGAACGACGCCCAGCTCGATGACATGCATGAGGAGCTGGAGTATCGCTGCCTGTCCCTGCTGGCCCTCCAGGCCCCCGTGGCGGGCGAGTTGCGCACGATAGTCTCCGCGATCCGGGTGGTCTTCGAGCTGGCGCGGATGGGTGACCTGGCCGCCCACGTTGCCAAGATCGCACGGCTGCGATTCCCCGATTCGGCGGTGCCGGAATCGCTGCGAGACAACTTCTCCCGTATGTCGGAGGTGTGCCTGGCCATGATCAGGCTGGCCAACCAGTCTTTGAAGGACCGCGACGCCGTCGCCGCCCTGCGCATGGCCGAGATCGACCACGAGATGGACCACCTGCGACGCGACCACTTCGGGGTGCTGCTGGGTGAGAATTGGTCGGGCTCGGTGGAGCAGGCCATTGATGTGGCGTTGCTGGGACGGTATTTCGAAAGATTCGCTGATCACGCTGTCGCCGTGGCACGGCGTGTCATCTACATCATCACCGGTCAATTCCCGGAAGGTGAGGAGTGGCCCAACGCCTAA
- a CDS encoding polysaccharide deacetylase family protein, whose translation MPGTSHGQAAAEYAYPAQKVQAWMKDPSSAPEKIVFLTFDDGPNHSNSVKILDVLKEHGAHGTFFVIGKNVHSAPETLKREIQEGHSVAMHSYTHDYKKLYPGRSGNVDVIKKEYDKTKEALQEVLGSDFKTHAWRYPGGHASWHNLGPADEALESDEVYWIDWNTLTGDAEPEKRRPKDAAGMVKMATSAIKEGVKVSVMLAHDAEGKDLTVEAMPEIIAAYKDAGYKFGIIA comes from the coding sequence ATGCCAGGCACCAGCCACGGCCAGGCCGCCGCCGAGTATGCCTACCCAGCCCAGAAGGTCCAGGCGTGGATGAAAGACCCCAGCTCCGCCCCGGAGAAGATCGTCTTCCTCACCTTCGATGACGGACCCAATCACAGCAACTCGGTGAAGATCCTGGACGTGCTGAAGGAGCACGGAGCCCACGGCACCTTCTTCGTCATCGGAAAGAACGTCCATTCCGCTCCAGAGACACTGAAGCGCGAGATCCAGGAAGGCCACTCCGTGGCCATGCACAGCTACACGCACGACTACAAGAAGCTCTATCCCGGCCGCTCGGGAAACGTCGATGTCATCAAGAAGGAGTACGACAAGACAAAAGAGGCACTCCAGGAGGTCCTCGGGTCCGACTTCAAGACCCATGCTTGGCGCTACCCGGGCGGGCATGCGAGCTGGCACAACCTGGGCCCGGCCGATGAGGCTCTGGAGTCAGACGAGGTGTACTGGATCGACTGGAACACGCTCACCGGTGACGCCGAACCTGAGAAACGCCGCCCGAAGGACGCCGCCGGCATGGTGAAGATGGCGACGAGCGCGATCAAAGAGGGGGTGAAGGTCTCCGTGATGCTCGCCCACGATGCCGAGGGCAAGGACCTGACGGTCGAAGCGATGCCAGAGATCATCGCGGCCTACAAGGATGCGGGATACAAGTTCGGGATCATTGCCTGA